The proteins below come from a single Desulfovibrio sp. Huiquan2017 genomic window:
- a CDS encoding sulfite exporter TauE/SafE family protein codes for MDTNIIVIMCAWFAGGFISGASGIGGAMFAVPIAALFLPIQDVIVLSCILNMAMDGSIALMHFRFCRVSALLPMLAGAVPGSVAGLFVLLLLPGNVLQASVGILLVFFVCWQHFFRVRRASGNSWKAGGAAGFLAGLLGTSISFDGPPVGAYGLYAGWKPREFLGTLGVFFIIRGAITCSLQAYSGYYTPEILHYALYGFPPTVLGALCAFPLVKWINVEAFRRILKLIIVVAALVCLLHAFL; via the coding sequence ATGGATACTAATATCATCGTGATCATGTGCGCATGGTTTGCGGGCGGGTTCATCTCGGGCGCGAGCGGTATCGGCGGAGCCATGTTCGCCGTGCCCATCGCCGCGCTTTTCCTCCCCATTCAGGACGTCATCGTGCTCAGCTGCATCCTCAACATGGCCATGGACGGCTCGATCGCGCTCATGCATTTCCGCTTTTGCCGCGTATCGGCCCTGTTGCCCATGCTCGCAGGAGCCGTGCCGGGGTCGGTGGCGGGGCTGTTTGTCCTGTTGCTGCTTCCCGGAAACGTCTTGCAGGCGTCCGTCGGCATATTGCTAGTGTTTTTCGTGTGTTGGCAGCACTTCTTCCGCGTACGCCGGGCCAGCGGGAATTCCTGGAAGGCCGGTGGCGCGGCGGGGTTCCTGGCCGGGTTGTTGGGGACGTCCATCTCCTTCGACGGCCCGCCTGTCGGCGCTTACGGGTTGTATGCCGGATGGAAGCCGCGCGAATTCCTGGGCACCTTGGGCGTCTTTTTTATCATACGCGGGGCCATCACCTGCAGCCTCCAGGCGTATTCCGGCTATTATACGCCGGAGATCCTTCACTATGCCCTATACGGCTTCCCCCCAACCGTGCTGGGAGCGCTGTGCGCCTTTCCCTTGGTGAAATGGATCAATGTCGAGGCGTTCCGGCGGATTCTCAAACTCATCATCGTCGTCGCCGCCCTGGTCTGTCTGCTCCACGCGTTTCTATAA
- the rbbA gene encoding ribosome-associated ATPase/putative transporter RbbA: MIPAPNAEDRRTDLVVRLAGVTHRYGDTLAAADVSLELPAGKMIGFIGPDGVGKSTWLGLMAGARKIQDGEVTVLGGDMRNRHHRERLFPRIAYMPQGLGKNLYPTLSVRENIDFFGRLFGQSRAERDRRIRDLLRSTGMSDFADRSARKLSGGMKQKLSLCCALVHDPDLLILDEPTTGVDPLSRRQFWELIGRIRAGRPSMSVLIATAYMEEAERFDWLVAVDDGRKLAEGDPAELRRRTGTETLEEAFLALLPEERKRGHHALTIPPLHKGETVIEATGLTMRFGNFTAVDDINLSVDRGEIFGFIGSNGCGKSTTMKMLTGLLEPTQGEARLLGRKLDARNMATRRRVGYMSQAFSLYGELTVRRNLELHARLFHLSPGEARERIAGLGERFDLARYGDDRPDDLPLGIRQRLQLAVAVLHRPDVLILDEPTSGVDPVARDGFWELIIDLSRRDGVTIFISTHFMNEAQRCDRVALMHAGRILDTDTPEALREKRGAATLEEAFIAYLEEASGGTGKHDEPEGVFAETAAEEEGATAGREGVSHPRFSLSRLLSFSIRESMELKRDPIRLGMALFGTLILMLVIGYGINLDVEDLTFSSLDQDQTTASRNYILEYEGSRYFSVRPPVQSPAGMDKRMVAGELSVVIQIPPNFGRDLDRGDVPEVGAWIDGAMPSRAEIARGYVQGVHAQALSRLASRTGRGAALYNMQVRYRYNPEMKSIVAMVPNVIPLLLVFIPSMLTALGVVREKEMGSILNVYTTPVTKFEFLVGKQLPYIALSMVNFVFLFLLAVLLFRVPFTGSLATVALGALVYVVATTGLGLLASTLTSSQVAAIAGTAIFTLLPAIQFSGLLDPVSTLEGLGRVIGSVYPTTYYLLISGGTFSKGLGLADLAGSFWPLLAAIPVTTILSVLILRKQEV; this comes from the coding sequence GTGATCCCGGCGCCGAACGCCGAGGACCGGCGGACGGACCTCGTGGTCCGGCTGGCGGGCGTGACCCACCGTTACGGCGACACCCTGGCCGCCGCCGACGTCTCCTTGGAGTTGCCCGCCGGGAAGATGATCGGCTTCATCGGCCCGGACGGAGTGGGCAAGTCCACCTGGCTCGGGCTCATGGCCGGGGCGCGCAAGATCCAGGACGGCGAGGTCACGGTCCTGGGCGGGGACATGCGCAACAGGCATCATCGCGAGCGGCTCTTCCCGCGCATCGCCTACATGCCCCAGGGGCTGGGCAAGAATCTCTATCCGACCCTGTCCGTGCGCGAGAACATCGATTTTTTCGGCCGTCTGTTCGGCCAGTCCCGGGCCGAGCGCGACCGGCGCATTCGCGATTTGCTGCGCAGTACCGGCATGAGCGACTTTGCGGACCGCTCCGCCCGGAAGCTGTCCGGGGGCATGAAGCAGAAGCTCAGCCTGTGTTGCGCCCTGGTCCATGATCCGGACCTGCTTATCCTGGACGAACCCACCACCGGCGTGGACCCGCTTTCGCGCCGTCAGTTCTGGGAACTCATCGGACGCATCCGGGCCGGACGGCCGTCCATGAGCGTGCTCATCGCCACCGCCTACATGGAGGAGGCCGAGCGTTTCGACTGGCTGGTGGCCGTGGACGACGGCAGGAAGCTGGCCGAGGGCGACCCGGCCGAATTGCGCAGGCGCACCGGGACCGAGACCCTGGAAGAGGCCTTCCTGGCCCTGTTGCCCGAGGAGCGCAAGCGCGGCCACCACGCGCTGACCATCCCGCCGCTGCACAAGGGCGAGACGGTTATCGAGGCCACGGGCCTGACCATGCGCTTCGGCAATTTTACCGCTGTGGACGATATCAACCTTTCCGTGGACCGAGGCGAGATATTCGGCTTCATCGGCTCCAACGGGTGCGGCAAGTCCACGACCATGAAAATGCTCACCGGCCTGCTCGAACCGACCCAGGGCGAGGCCCGGCTTTTGGGCCGCAAGCTGGACGCCCGGAACATGGCCACCCGGCGGCGCGTGGGCTATATGTCCCAGGCCTTTTCCCTGTATGGCGAGCTGACCGTGCGCCGCAACCTGGAGCTCCACGCACGGCTTTTTCATCTCTCTCCGGGCGAGGCCCGGGAACGCATCGCCGGACTCGGCGAGCGGTTCGACCTGGCGCGCTACGGCGACGACCGGCCCGACGACCTGCCCCTGGGCATCCGCCAGCGGCTGCAACTGGCCGTGGCCGTGCTGCACCGGCCGGACGTGCTCATCCTGGACGAGCCCACCTCGGGCGTGGATCCCGTGGCCCGGGACGGCTTCTGGGAGCTGATCATCGACCTGTCGCGCCGGGACGGGGTGACCATCTTCATCTCCACCCATTTCATGAACGAGGCCCAGCGTTGCGACCGGGTGGCCCTGATGCACGCGGGCCGCATCCTGGATACGGATACCCCCGAAGCCCTGCGGGAGAAGCGCGGGGCCGCGACCCTGGAAGAGGCCTTCATCGCCTATCTGGAGGAGGCCTCGGGCGGGACCGGCAAGCACGATGAGCCCGAGGGGGTGTTCGCGGAGACGGCCGCCGAAGAAGAAGGCGCGACGGCAGGGCGGGAGGGCGTGTCCCACCCCCGGTTCAGCCTGTCCCGGCTGCTCAGCTTCTCCATCCGCGAATCCATGGAGCTCAAACGCGACCCCATCCGCCTGGGCATGGCCCTGTTCGGCACGCTCATCCTCATGCTGGTCATCGGCTACGGCATCAACCTGGATGTGGAGGACCTGACATTCTCCAGCCTGGATCAGGATCAGACCACGGCCAGCCGGAATTATATTCTGGAATACGAGGGGTCGCGCTATTTCTCGGTCCGGCCGCCGGTGCAGAGCCCGGCCGGGATGGACAAGCGCATGGTCGCGGGCGAATTGTCCGTGGTCATTCAGATCCCGCCCAACTTCGGCCGAGACCTGGACCGGGGCGATGTGCCCGAGGTGGGGGCGTGGATCGACGGAGCCATGCCCAGCCGGGCCGAGATCGCCCGGGGGTACGTCCAGGGAGTGCATGCCCAGGCGCTGTCCCGGCTGGCTTCCAGAACGGGCAGGGGCGCCGCCCTTTACAACATGCAGGTGCGCTATCGCTACAATCCGGAAATGAAGAGCATCGTCGCCATGGTCCCCAACGTCATCCCCCTGCTTCTGGTCTTCATCCCGTCCATGCTCACCGCGTTGGGCGTGGTCCGCGAAAAGGAGATGGGCTCCATTCTCAACGTCTATACCACGCCGGTGACCAAGTTCGAATTTTTGGTGGGCAAGCAGTTGCCCTACATCGCCCTCTCGATGGTCAATTTCGTGTTCCTGTTTCTTCTGGCCGTGCTCCTGTTCCGGGTGCCGTTCACGGGCAGCCTGGCCACGGTGGCGCTGGGCGCGCTGGTCTATGTGGTGGCCACCACCGGCCTGGGGCTGTTGGCCTCCACCCTGACCTCCAGCCAGGTGGCGGCCATCGCGGGCACGGCCATCTTCACCCTGCTCCCGGCCATTCAATTCTCCGGGCTCCTCGACCCGGTCTCCACCCTGGAGGGCCTGGGGCGAGTGATCGGGTCCGTGTACCCGACCACCTACTACCTGCTCATCAGCGGGGGGACCTTTTCCAAGGGGTTGGGGCTGGCCGATCTGGCCGGGTCCTTCTGGCCGCTCCTGGCGGCCATCCCCGTAACCACGATCCTGAGCGTGCTCATCCTCAGGAAACAGGAGGTCTAG
- a CDS encoding ABC transporter permease → MRSAFLGSLSNILALGVKEFRSLLYDKAMLFLILFMFTGTVYADARAKPESLNRASVAVVDEDRSQLSSRIVAALHPPQFMPPEFIDLAEMDKGMDSGKYTFVLDIPPDFQRDVVAGRTPDLQLNVDATRLSQAQTGTSYLQHIVDGEIRAYEQRYQSAAAAPIDLNIRVFFNPNVSQFWFAAINSIVNNITILGILLTGAALIRENEHGTIEHLLVMPVTPLEIMISKVWSMGLVVLVVSSLSLHVMVQGVLGVTLNGSTLLFACCSLLYLFAAASVGIYMATLARTMPQFGLLAILVLLPLEILSGGTTPRESMPQAIQWIMSLAPTTHYVSLAQAILFRGAGPSVIWPDFLGMATIGGVFFWFAHHRLRRMISSLH, encoded by the coding sequence ATGCGGAGCGCGTTTCTCGGCAGCCTGTCCAACATCCTGGCTCTGGGGGTCAAGGAGTTCCGCAGCCTGCTCTACGACAAGGCCATGCTCTTCCTGATCCTGTTCATGTTCACGGGCACGGTCTACGCCGACGCCCGGGCCAAGCCCGAATCCCTGAACCGGGCCTCGGTGGCCGTGGTGGACGAGGACCGGTCCCAACTTTCCAGCCGGATCGTCGCGGCCCTGCACCCGCCGCAGTTCATGCCGCCGGAATTCATCGACCTGGCCGAAATGGACAAGGGCATGGACTCAGGGAAGTACACCTTCGTCCTGGACATCCCGCCCGACTTCCAGCGCGACGTCGTGGCCGGGCGCACCCCGGACCTGCAACTCAACGTGGATGCGACGCGGCTGTCCCAGGCCCAGACCGGGACCAGCTACCTCCAGCACATCGTGGACGGCGAAATCCGCGCCTACGAGCAGCGCTACCAGTCCGCAGCGGCCGCGCCGATCGACCTGAACATCCGGGTCTTCTTCAACCCCAATGTCAGCCAGTTCTGGTTCGCGGCCATCAACTCCATCGTCAACAACATCACCATTCTCGGCATCCTGCTCACCGGGGCGGCGCTCATCCGCGAGAATGAGCACGGGACCATCGAACACCTTCTGGTCATGCCCGTGACCCCGCTGGAGATCATGATCTCCAAGGTCTGGTCCATGGGGCTGGTGGTGCTGGTGGTCTCGTCCCTGTCCTTGCACGTCATGGTCCAGGGGGTGCTGGGCGTGACCCTGAACGGTTCGACCCTGCTGTTCGCCTGTTGCTCCCTGCTCTACCTGTTCGCGGCGGCCTCGGTGGGCATCTACATGGCCACCCTGGCCCGGACCATGCCCCAGTTCGGCCTGCTGGCCATCCTGGTCCTGTTGCCCCTGGAAATCCTGTCCGGCGGCACCACCCCGCGCGAGAGCATGCCCCAAGCCATCCAATGGATCATGTCCCTGGCCCCGACCACCCATTACGTGTCCCTGGCCCAGGCCATCCTTTTCCGGGGCGCGGGCCCCTCGGTCATCTGGCCAGATTTTCTGGGCATGGCCACCATCGGCGGCGTTTTCTTCTGGTTCGCCCACCACAGGTTGCGCCGGATGATCAGCTCTCTGCACTAA
- a CDS encoding CidA/LrgA family protein gives MSTRAIAVSFRRKFHHSSLAQIGLLFAVWLASEGLVRGLHLPIPSGIVGMFIVYVLLALGRVSPRSLRRGSRWYLGEMLLFFIPAVPAVTAHPEFFGWLGLKVLVVIFLGTLSVMSVTALTVDIFYRWRLRHDGSVCE, from the coding sequence ATGAGTACACGCGCCATCGCGGTTTCGTTCCGCAGGAAATTTCACCATAGCAGCTTGGCCCAGATCGGCCTGCTGTTCGCCGTCTGGCTGGCCAGCGAGGGGCTGGTTCGGGGGCTGCATCTCCCCATCCCCTCGGGCATCGTCGGCATGTTCATCGTCTATGTCCTGTTGGCCCTGGGCAGGGTCAGCCCCCGGAGCCTGCGCCGGGGGTCCCGCTGGTATCTCGGCGAGATGCTGCTTTTCTTCATCCCCGCCGTTCCCGCCGTCACGGCGCACCCGGAGTTCTTCGGCTGGCTCGGCCTCAAGGTCCTGGTCGTGATCTTTCTGGGCACCTTGTCCGTGATGAGCGTCACGGCCTTGACCGTGGACATCTTTTACCGTTGGAGGCTTCGTCATGATGGTTCCGTTTGCGAGTAG
- a CDS encoding choloylglycine hydrolase family protein, with translation MKTRLFAILLAMVTAMTLTPAAQACTGITLNAKDGSVVRGRTGEFGTPLDIRIVIIPKGIEMDGGAVTGAKPRAWTTRHGMVGVNALGESAALDGLNDAGLSVAAFYFPDYAEYPKVTAGDDGNVVSPLYFVNYLLTRCATVAEVRKAAGRIKVAGAKVKEWGGMVPPFHWIASDRSGESIVIEPVGGKLVIHENPLGVITNSPTFDWHMTNLRNFIYLNPLNVPPVKLDKIEFKQLGQGSGLGGMPGDFTPPSRFIRAAVYSQAVFPMASGRDAVLQAFHILNQFDIPQGASVGMVDGKREADITQATIVADLKALKLYVTNYASRRIKMIDLNRVDFGGRKIVQIDLPTEETIDDLTPVRN, from the coding sequence ATGAAAACCAGACTCTTCGCTATTCTACTCGCCATGGTGACGGCCATGACGTTGACTCCGGCGGCTCAGGCCTGTACCGGCATCACGCTGAACGCAAAGGACGGAAGCGTTGTCCGCGGACGCACAGGTGAATTCGGCACCCCGCTCGACATCCGGATCGTGATCATCCCCAAGGGAATTGAAATGGACGGTGGGGCCGTCACCGGCGCCAAGCCCAGGGCCTGGACGACCCGGCACGGCATGGTGGGAGTGAACGCCCTCGGCGAATCCGCCGCGCTCGACGGCCTCAACGATGCCGGTTTGTCGGTCGCCGCGTTCTATTTTCCGGATTATGCCGAGTACCCGAAGGTGACCGCCGGGGATGACGGGAACGTGGTCAGCCCCTTGTATTTCGTTAACTATCTGCTGACGCGGTGCGCTACCGTGGCGGAAGTCCGAAAGGCAGCGGGCCGCATCAAGGTCGCAGGGGCCAAGGTAAAGGAGTGGGGCGGCATGGTGCCCCCGTTCCACTGGATCGCCTCCGACCGTTCCGGCGAATCCATCGTCATCGAGCCGGTAGGCGGCAAGCTGGTCATTCATGAAAACCCGCTGGGCGTGATAACCAACTCCCCGACGTTCGACTGGCACATGACCAATCTGCGCAACTTCATCTACCTGAACCCGCTCAACGTGCCGCCCGTCAAGCTGGACAAGATCGAGTTCAAGCAGCTTGGCCAGGGTTCCGGCCTCGGCGGCATGCCCGGGGACTTCACTCCCCCTTCCCGCTTCATCCGCGCGGCCGTCTATTCGCAAGCGGTCTTCCCCATGGCCTCCGGCAGGGATGCCGTGCTGCAGGCCTTCCACATCCTGAACCAGTTCGACATACCGCAGGGAGCCTCCGTCGGCATGGTCGACGGCAAGCGCGAGGCGGACATCACGCAGGCGACGATCGTGGCGGACCTCAAGGCCCTCAAGCTCTATGTCACCAATTACGCCAGCCGCCGGATCAAGATGATCGACCTCAACCGGGTTGACTTCGGCGGGCGGAAGATCGTCCAAATTGATCTGCCGACCGAGGAAACCATTGATGATCTGACGCCGGTCAGGAATTAG
- a CDS encoding LrgB family protein, translating to MMVPFASSAWVQIGGWSLLTIGLYLVVKRVYKRWGQWWQMPLALTPALVIGVVLSLHVSYGEYYRSTSWLVVLLGPATVAFAVPIYEQRALIRRYWPILGAGMVAGTGTAILTSWTFASLLGIDGPLRLSLLPRSISTPFAMDVSRDIGGTADLTAIFVVITGVLGSILGGFLAKRLPLRSPLSRGAMLGVAAHAAGTAKAHELGAEEGSVAGLLMILVGMLNVFGATAFAALR from the coding sequence ATGATGGTTCCGTTTGCGAGTAGCGCCTGGGTCCAGATCGGCGGGTGGTCCCTGCTGACCATCGGTTTGTATCTGGTGGTCAAGCGCGTCTACAAGCGTTGGGGGCAGTGGTGGCAGATGCCCCTGGCCCTGACCCCGGCCCTGGTCATCGGCGTGGTCCTGTCCCTGCATGTCTCCTACGGCGAATACTACCGCTCCACGAGCTGGCTGGTCGTGCTTTTGGGCCCGGCTACCGTGGCCTTCGCCGTACCCATCTACGAGCAGCGGGCCCTGATCCGCCGCTATTGGCCCATTCTGGGCGCGGGCATGGTCGCGGGCACGGGCACGGCCATTCTGACCAGTTGGACCTTTGCCTCGCTCCTCGGCATCGACGGCCCCTTGCGGTTGAGCCTCCTGCCCCGGTCCATCAGCACCCCGTTCGCCATGGACGTGTCCCGCGACATCGGCGGTACGGCCGATCTGACGGCGATTTTCGTGGTCATTACCGGTGTGCTCGGTTCCATTCTCGGCGGTTTTCTGGCCAAGCGCCTGCCGCTGCGCTCCCCCCTGTCGCGCGGCGCCATGCTCGGCGTGGCCGCCCATGCGGCGGGCACGGCCAAGGCCCACGAACTCGGGGCCGAGGAAGGTTCCGTGGCCGGACTGCTCATGATCCTGGTGGGCATGCTTAATGTCTTCGGCGCCACGGCGTTCGCGGCGTTGCGATAG
- a CDS encoding Lrp/AsnC family transcriptional regulator, giving the protein MKVLDEKDIGVLRLLQEDGRMANAKLAEQLAMSEASCWRRLKRLLDDGVIKGFQAMLNRKALGFGVLSFVQLSCNQHSEETTAVFENIIRASSNVLSCHNTTGDDDFLLQVVAKDLDDYSDFIEGVLRKIPGVVNIRSNISLREIKASSRLPLA; this is encoded by the coding sequence ATGAAGGTACTGGACGAGAAGGATATTGGTGTTTTGCGCCTGTTGCAGGAGGACGGCAGGATGGCCAACGCCAAGCTGGCCGAACAACTCGCCATGAGCGAAGCCTCCTGCTGGCGCAGGTTGAAACGGCTCCTGGATGACGGAGTTATAAAGGGATTTCAGGCCATGCTGAATCGCAAGGCATTGGGGTTTGGCGTACTTTCCTTCGTCCAACTGAGTTGCAATCAGCATTCAGAGGAAACGACAGCCGTGTTCGAGAACATTATCAGGGCGTCTTCAAATGTCCTTTCCTGCCACAACACCACAGGTGATGACGACTTTTTGCTTCAGGTCGTGGCCAAAGACCTGGACGACTACAGCGATTTTATCGAAGGGGTACTCCGAAAGATCCCCGGCGTGGTGAACATACGCTCCAACATCTCGCTTCGGGAGATAAAAGCATCCAGCAGGCTGCCCTTGGCGTAG
- a CDS encoding HlyD family efflux transporter periplasmic adaptor subunit, which translates to MKRKFGPWLTGIVMLVLLGGAGVWYWLGRDVVEEGFAEGNGRIEATEIAVAAKWGGKVAEVLVDEGDYMQAGDVVARMDMQTEKAQVAEAEADLARAGSALETAKAQVFQRRAEVASAQADLARQQSQLDVARKSDKRIQTLVKSEVVSQQDADNSHGDLRTAQAAWRAARAQVKAAEAGARAAQAQVAEAEANINAAQAVVDRLEQVLADGVLRAPKAGRVQYRVVESGEVVAAGGKVVSLVDLGDVYMTFFLPEVEAGRTAMGAEVRVILDAASQYVIPAKISFVASVAQFTPKAVETSDERQKLMFRIKARIEPELLRRYARYVKTGLPGVAYVRLDAAKAWPDRLAVSLPEEVK; encoded by the coding sequence ATGAAGCGCAAGTTCGGCCCGTGGCTGACGGGCATCGTCATGCTGGTCCTTTTGGGTGGAGCCGGAGTCTGGTACTGGCTTGGCCGGGACGTGGTCGAGGAAGGATTCGCCGAGGGCAACGGACGCATCGAGGCCACGGAGATTGCCGTGGCCGCCAAGTGGGGCGGCAAGGTGGCCGAGGTCCTGGTGGACGAGGGCGATTACATGCAGGCGGGCGACGTGGTGGCCCGCATGGACATGCAGACCGAAAAGGCCCAAGTGGCCGAAGCCGAGGCTGATCTGGCCAGGGCCGGGAGCGCCCTGGAGACGGCCAAGGCCCAAGTCTTTCAGCGTCGGGCCGAGGTGGCCTCGGCCCAGGCGGACCTGGCCCGCCAGCAGAGCCAGCTCGACGTGGCCCGCAAGAGCGACAAGCGCATCCAGACCCTGGTCAAGAGCGAGGTGGTATCCCAGCAGGACGCGGACAACAGCCATGGCGATCTTCGGACCGCCCAGGCGGCCTGGCGCGCGGCCCGCGCCCAGGTCAAGGCGGCCGAGGCCGGGGCCAGGGCCGCCCAGGCCCAGGTGGCCGAGGCCGAAGCCAACATCAACGCGGCCCAGGCCGTGGTCGATCGGCTGGAGCAGGTCCTTGCGGACGGCGTCCTGCGTGCGCCCAAGGCGGGCCGGGTCCAGTACCGCGTGGTCGAGTCCGGCGAGGTGGTCGCCGCGGGCGGCAAGGTGGTCAGCCTGGTGGATCTGGGCGATGTGTACATGACGTTCTTCCTGCCCGAAGTCGAGGCGGGGCGGACCGCCATGGGCGCCGAGGTACGCGTGATCCTTGATGCCGCGTCGCAGTATGTCATTCCGGCCAAGATTTCCTTCGTGGCCAGCGTGGCCCAGTTCACGCCCAAGGCCGTGGAGACCAGCGACGAGCGCCAGAAGCTCATGTTCCGCATTAAGGCCCGCATCGAGCCCGAGCTGCTCCGGCGCTATGCCCGGTACGTCAAGACCGGGCTGCCCGGCGTGGCCTACGTGCGCCTGGATGCGGCCAAGGCGTGGCCCGACCGGCTGGCCGTGAGCCTCCCGGAGGAAGTCAAGTGA
- a CDS encoding zinc-dependent alcohol dehydrogenase family protein, whose translation MRAMYYEAFGQTPVITNLADPAPDDGGVVVKVMASGLCRSDWHGWMGHDPDIALPHVPGHELAGVVVAAGKRVTRWKAGDRVTVPFVCGCGACPQCDSGNHQVCDHQFQPGFTHWGSFAEYVAIQYADVNLVRLPESLDYATAASLGCRFVTAFRAVVDQARTSAGQWVAVHGCGGVGLSAIMIANALGANVIGIDIGDDKLELAQQLGAVAVVNSTKVKDTVEAVVDISGGGTHVSIDALGNPTTCFNSIANLRKRGRHVQVGLMLGEHTSPQVPMSKVIANELEIYGSHGIQAHRYEAMWRMIEHGKLDPKKLVGKTITLEEGAGALTDMDNFTATGITVIDPNI comes from the coding sequence ATGCGCGCCATGTATTACGAAGCTTTCGGGCAGACACCTGTCATCACCAATCTTGCCGACCCGGCACCGGATGACGGCGGGGTGGTCGTCAAGGTCATGGCCTCCGGACTGTGCCGGAGCGACTGGCATGGCTGGATGGGCCATGATCCGGACATCGCGCTCCCGCATGTGCCGGGCCATGAACTGGCGGGTGTCGTCGTGGCGGCGGGGAAACGCGTCACCCGGTGGAAGGCGGGCGACAGAGTCACCGTCCCGTTTGTCTGCGGTTGCGGGGCGTGCCCCCAGTGCGACAGCGGCAACCACCAGGTGTGCGACCACCAGTTTCAGCCTGGTTTCACCCACTGGGGCTCTTTTGCCGAGTATGTGGCGATCCAATACGCGGACGTGAATCTGGTGCGCCTGCCGGAGTCTCTTGATTACGCGACTGCCGCGAGCCTCGGCTGCCGGTTTGTGACGGCGTTTCGGGCCGTGGTCGATCAGGCCCGGACTTCCGCCGGACAGTGGGTGGCGGTCCACGGTTGCGGCGGCGTCGGACTCTCGGCCATCATGATCGCGAATGCCCTGGGAGCCAACGTCATCGGCATCGATATCGGTGACGACAAGCTGGAGCTCGCACAACAGCTCGGAGCGGTTGCGGTCGTCAACAGCACGAAGGTGAAAGACACGGTCGAGGCCGTGGTGGACATATCCGGCGGTGGAACGCATGTGTCCATTGACGCCTTGGGAAATCCGACCACCTGTTTCAACTCCATTGCGAACCTGCGGAAGCGGGGCAGACACGTGCAGGTGGGACTGATGCTCGGAGAGCACACCTCTCCGCAAGTTCCCATGTCCAAGGTCATAGCCAATGAGCTGGAGATATATGGCAGCCACGGCATTCAGGCGCATCGCTACGAAGCCATGTGGCGCATGATCGAACATGGCAAGCTGGACCCGAAGAAGCTGGTGGGAAAGACCATCACTCTGGAAGAAGGGGCCGGCGCGCTCACGGATATGGATAATTTCACGGCAACGGGCATCACCGTCATTGATCCCAACATCTAA
- a CDS encoding LysR family transcriptional regulator has product MEFRKIQMFVEVVRRQGFSRAAEALFATQSTVSKGVRQLENELDAPLLDRSVRGVVLTDAGQVVYRRGLRMLAEHGDMLLELEELHGLAGGTLLLGLPQIGASALFAPVFAEYRRRHPKVEIRLVEHGSDQLEGVLRAGGVELAASLLPVPDDFEWLPVRREPLVALLSPDHAQAALDAITLDQVRDEPFILFEDGFALNRIILGACRSRGFEPAIITKSSQIGFICRLAEAGLGVAFLPRLIAEQRRGPGVRLVRLDEPNTDWDMAVIWRRGGYLSAAARAWLDVVRDLYGPDTEVSAES; this is encoded by the coding sequence ATGGAATTTCGCAAAATTCAAATGTTCGTGGAAGTGGTCCGCCGCCAGGGATTCTCCCGGGCGGCCGAGGCGCTGTTCGCCACGCAATCGACGGTGAGCAAGGGCGTGCGCCAATTGGAGAACGAGCTGGACGCGCCGCTCCTGGACCGCAGCGTGCGGGGCGTGGTCCTGACCGATGCGGGACAGGTGGTCTATCGCCGGGGATTGAGAATGCTGGCCGAGCACGGCGACATGCTCCTCGAACTGGAGGAGCTGCACGGATTGGCCGGGGGCACCCTTCTACTCGGGCTGCCCCAGATCGGGGCCAGCGCCCTGTTTGCGCCGGTTTTCGCCGAATATCGCCGACGGCATCCCAAGGTGGAGATCCGGCTGGTGGAGCACGGAAGCGACCAGTTGGAGGGGGTCTTGCGGGCCGGCGGCGTGGAGCTGGCCGCCTCCCTGTTGCCCGTGCCCGACGATTTCGAATGGTTGCCCGTGCGCCGGGAGCCCTTGGTGGCCCTGCTCTCGCCCGACCATGCCCAGGCGGCCCTCGACGCCATCACCCTGGACCAGGTGCGCGACGAGCCCTTCATCCTGTTCGAGGACGGGTTCGCCCTGAATCGGATCATTCTCGGGGCGTGCCGCAGCCGGGGATTTGAACCCGCCATCATCACCAAAAGCAGCCAGATCGGTTTCATCTGCCGACTGGCCGAGGCCGGACTGGGGGTGGCCTTCCTGCCCCGGCTCATCGCCGAGCAACGGCGCGGTCCCGGCGTGCGCCTCGTCAGGCTGGACGAGCCGAACACGGATTGGGACATGGCCGTGATCTGGCGCCGGGGCGGGTACCTGTCCGCAGCGGCCCGGGCCTGGCTCGACGTGGTCCGCGACCTGTATGGTCCCGATACCGAAGTTAGTGCAGAGAGCTGA